The Astyanax mexicanus isolate ESR-SI-001 chromosome 6, AstMex3_surface, whole genome shotgun sequence region CCTTTGGTTTCAGTTGTGCTCCAAACATGTTTGGCCACCACCAATCACAgctgttttagattttatatgtAAAGATACTTCTTATTTTTCCAACTTTGAAACAACAGCGGACATTATTCCACTCACATGTAGCGTTTAAGGTTGGTCATGTGCCAGTTGGGTTGGATGCCAAACCGAGTTCTGGAGGCATCTTTCTCGGCACTTTTCAGTGTTTCCTCTGCTTTCAACACACCTGATCAAACACACTATCAGCTCACTAACAGATCATAATTAAGTTACAATAGTTGTGTTTAAGCAGGAAAACCACTTAAACATAAAAAGGAAAGAACCTCCAATATCAGGGTTTGAGAATCACTGATATGTAGCTCATTacctggatttgaaccagcaatcttctgGTTGTAAAAGCATCATCCATACCACAGAACCACAGGAACACATGGCAGACTGTTATGTTTTTCAGATATCTGACACTCCTCAGTTTGTTATGTCTGGCTAAGCTACtccaaatctatctatctatctatctatctatctatctatctatctatctatctatctatctatctatctatctatctatctatctatctatctatctatatatatatatatatatatatatatatatatatatatatatatatatatatatattttgttgctgACAATACTGCTGAACAGTGATTTTGACAATATGGAACATACATAATATACACATACAAATtggacaaaaagagaaaaagaagtattggccattttatattttaaaccacaCTCTTCACTAGGAGCTATACTATTTCAATTGATTCTGATTCAGTGGATGTAGGGACAATTTTCTGCTGTGTCTACTTTGCATTTGACATCTTTTtctagaaaacagaaaaaaaaataatatttgttgtACCTTTTTTTGGTTTCCACACCCAGGGATGCTGAAGATGTTCTTCAGGAGGTTGCaagtaataaaaaatgttaacCTGCAAGATATGTATATGGGAtgttcctgcattgaatgtggagtTGCTTATCTGTTTGCATGGaaagttctagccagatgccactggtcaccatcattatcagCCATTGCGCTGTTCACtttgagtggtaatgccttctatgacgtattcctGGTATACACATGTGACACTATGTATAGGGGAATGATAAATGATTGCAAGACTTCAGAAATAAATCTGGCACACACTATCAGACCCCTCACTCAtgtttaaaaaattgtatttgaTGCTCCCATTCTTAAACTTGCATCTATTCCATCcattagaattttatttttttgccacacCCTCTCTTCAAGGTGcaggatttatttttttgcccTTGCCCTTTAAACAGCCTGGGTTTGCAACTGACAGAAGCAACATCACTTTCTTTGTGCCTGGAGGCATCAGGGATGGACCATCATtagtattccagatcttttttttgggaagaaaaactCTAGTTCAGTTTGTCAGTGCTTCAATAATCAGAGGACTGATCTAGATCTATACATTGCCAGCGTATACATGCCAGCTTAGGTTCGTGTATGGCAGCGTGTCCTCTGCCAGGCCATTACATCTTACATGCCTGTTATTCCATCCTATAGGTCAAGGCTTTTCACTGGGCATAAACCGACAGCTGGCCCCAAGAGCTTCCTGTCTGTGAGGCTTTCCGCTTTGGCCGCTGCCGAAATGCAACACTCCGCCCCCGCCTGAACTAAAATAATAAGTCTCTTCAAGTTGGGGCTGGCAGCTGCCTTCCCTTACTTTTTATAATTTCACCCAGAGCTCATCCCAGAGTTTCCATTGTGCCTTTTGCACTGGTATCTATAGCAAACATTACCCAGCATCGGGGCATAGATCACTTTACACAAAGTGCTAGGCTTTGCTCTGAAGTTCCATAAAGGCATTTCCAAATCACATTGCCTTGTTTCGTACAGTGACCATGACTGGATGCAAAAAAAGCCTTGTGTAAGCTCTAACCCAGCTCGTCTACAGACAAATTACCCTGATGTAATTAGAAGAGGAGAGATATGGCTGTGTAATACAGTTACAGGGCAGCACACAGCCGcaaacccccccccacacacacacaaacacacacacacacacacacacacacacacagatgctgaGAGTAAGTCAGAAGAGAAGCCATGACTCAGGTGTCTTGCCGATAGCTAAGCGTAAGGCACAGCACAGCAGGTTTCACCCATGACAGCAGCTGACTGGATTCTGCTTCTCAGTCACAATCTGCATCAAAACACTGACATGGCACTTCCATCGCAGCAgatccacacacacatgcatgcatctCTGTGGTCAGCAGGGTCAAAGAGCCTACACTGACCAGCTCTAAGCAGAAGCAGCAGTAATACCAGAAACCAAATCAAGTCTCAGACCTGAATTCACTCTTTAGGGCTGTGGGGCTTGTTTATGATCATAAAAAAGTCAAGTTAAATgacatttacaaataaaaaaagcaggGAAATGATATACAAGTTAGCAAAGAAGATTTcagactgtttttaaaaaattcGTAATGTCATTAAAACAGGACAGACAACATTAAATAAAGCGGTCAAGTTGAAGtctaaaacaaaaagtaaaagatAACATTCATAGAAAAAGGCAAAtcaattttttaaagaaatgtcaaAGAAACCTAATGCTTTTTGGAAATTATCATGTTGCAATAAGCAATAAAGTAAGGTGTGCTTGTTAAGAAAAATGGGTGCCAAATTAATGAAAAGAATGTTGCAGCCAGTGGCGAAGGGAAAACTTCACTGGTTGAAGGAAGAATGCATTCTGTTATATACCAGAACATTCTGCAAGCACTCACACCaattgtgaaaaaataaaataaatgaattaacaaacaaacaaacacacaattatctaaaaaaaacacaaggttatttattttttttaccatgatCCTCACAGTCCTTTCCCCACACAAACATCATGGAAAATATGTGTTATGACATCATCATCTTACTAGTGTTCTTgaactaaatgcaatcaaatcatcacagcaatgctctaatctagtctagtctagtagaaagccttccctggacagaagAGAGTTTTTTCAGCAAAAACTGGATAAACTCTTTTCATACCCTCAAATTCAGATTTCAGATGTATTTTAAAAATCTGAGCAGACCATTTGAGTACAACAGAAGTGGTCCAAATGTGTAGGGAATAATATTTAACAAGATTTACTGGGTGGACATGGTGGCATTGATCCCACCTCCTTGAGTCTGGAGTTTGGTGCTCTCTCCCTGTGTTTGGGAGGGTTTCCTTCAGCTGCCTCACAAAAAATACATAGGGaagatgagtgtgtgtttgaataACTAAGTGTGATACCCTGAAATGGACTAGCATCCTGTCCAGGAGGTATTCTATGCCGTGCACACAATGATTCCGGGCAGGGTATGGACCTCCTGTGACCTAAACCaggaaaaagcaaaaaagatggatggatggatggattatacGGCATCTAAAATAGACTACCATATAAACATATTAACGGAAAGTTTGATATGTATAAAACAAGTAGTAATAAATGAGAAAATATCCGTCAGTACGATTTTAGGCCTTTATTGACTCCTTTACAAGACTGTATCAAACATAAGAATTCCATAAGAATTTGTTTAACCTCCACGTTACAACAGGACAGAACAGTCATCGCTGCATTACAGCTCATCAACATGCAACTGCATTAGAGGATGCCTACTGTGCCTCAGTGCCATTTGCTGTATAATACAGTGCAATATACGCCATTAACATACCATACGCCATCCTCAGATCCTTAGATCACTGAAAAGAAGGGAGAGCAGTCCACGGGAGATCTAATGCACTTTGCTAACAGTCATCCTTGcttcagaaaataaaataaaaagagtaatAAAAACATTGTTCATTATATTCATTGGAttggaaataacaaaaaaaaaaactatatacatacCGGTACATTAATTCTCATCCTTATAAAACTGCATTCTTAATCTTCTCATCAGTGGGAatatacagtaacagtaacatGCACCAGAGCAAATTCAAGACTGTCAtcgtctttttttttccttttttctttttttttttttttactttatgtaatATACGTACAGATCTACAGACAGGTCAGGTGTTTCACCCCCAGAAATCATTAAGTACAGAAACCTCATCATAGCAAATGCTGCTTATAGCTTTTATAGCTTATGGAAAAATGTAGCTTACAGTGTACTGTATCAAAAGTTTGACATACCACTTTAATACAAGAAAAGCAGACCAATACAgggctatatacagtacatatatacgTGTTTAAGGCTATACACTACACTGTGCACAGAGAGCGAAGGCATGTTACAGAAGGCAGGTCCAGTATTGAGGTTCCTTTCATCCAACAGTCTTTAGCCTACATGATAGCAGCGATAGACTTCCAAATCTGCCAAATCTGCATGACAGTAGAGAAATCTATTATAACAGTTTGAGAGCCATGAACCACCTGGAACAACCACCTTGGAGGCAAGATCCGAAAGATCAACTATGGATAGCATACACACTCAGATTAGACAAAACACAGCAACGTCAGCAGTGCCAACAATACCAATGATACCAACAATACCAGATAAATCAGCTTAAGCATACTGGAATACTGGAATATTGGAATATGCCAGTCTTGCCCCACCTGGGCACAGAGGTGGACAAGGTTCTACTGATGAGAGGACTCTTCACAGAGTTCTTCACTGAGGTATGAATGCGAATGTGGAGCTAAAATCTACCCCTGACCTTTTATCGAGACTATAGCCAGAGCACCTCCACATACTGCTTCAGTCGAGCAGCATTAGTAGCTTAAGCTCGCTCAATTCTTCCTATTGTTTTCCCCAGAGAGGGCTTTTCTGACCTTGCAGCTCAGCTGATGTTTTGACAGCCATGCGCTTGGCTTAGCAGCCCACCTGTCTGTGGAAAAGATCAAGGACCTCCTGAGCACTAGCATCAAAGACTAGGCACGAAAGCAGAGCAAGCCTGTTTAAGCTAGAATGTTCTTGGTGCTTGGTTTTCTGATCTGGTCAATGCTGATCAACCAAAGTCTATGTATGTATGAAGCTTTAAGGAGTCTTTAAAGTggcttttttattaatattattttttattcccaTGAATACATACCTTAAGTAGCTTGTTGCTGTAGCCTACGGCGATCTCAGCCCCATGCAAATCCCCGTTTCATTCTACAGTAAATTCATTGTTCACAGTGCAGTCCAGATACACAGCACCCCGGGCAAAGGACAGTGGAGTTGGACCACGAGAAGATGGCCTACTTCTTGTGGaataaaaatgttctacattgaGGTATTGATGAAGAGACTGGCGTGGCCTGGTCTGGTCTTGGCTTCTCAAGACAGCAGGCTCCCCAGGTTCCTCTTAGTGTAGCAGATCATCTAAGCAGAATGTTGAGGCAGGTTCCCAGCaccagagagcagagagaggagggagaggaggaggaggatgggagAACAGTGTCTGAAATCCCGGTTGAGTTCTTTTAAGACAGAGAGCGACGGGTCCTGTGCATTTGCCATGACTGAACGGACTGACTGCTCTTTTCCCAGTGAGCTATTTTCCCTATACGTGGCTTCTCAGCAGCATTTCAACAAAGTAGCACAATATACATATTCTTACTAATTCCCCCCATCAAACATTTTCTCATCACGTCCGTGGATTCTCGTAGTTTGCAGTGTCTCAGGTTACCTGAATCTTGTCCCCTGCTGCTCACACGGGACTGTGGGCTCCACTGTGTTTCTTCTGTCTCCTCATGTAAAATACTTGCAGTTTGTAGAGTCAATGAAGCAGTCAGATGTGCACTTGAGATGTCCATACGTTCTGAAGATGTTAAGGAAgataaagtattttaaacacaaaatatcataaataaatgtttcaaacgatcaaaaaatgtacaaatatttaGGGTAAATTAGGGTGAATCAGAAGAATCAGGTCAATTGGGACAGTTTTGCTATGCAAGATATATTTTCTTGCGCAAAGagctaaattaaaactaaaatcatTTTTGCTGAGCTCTATCTGTGAAACAGATAAGTAAAGTATAACAAAATTAAAGTCAGTATTACAAAATATTCTGTTAATGTCAAGAAAGCTCCAAAATTCACCTATTTGAACATCATTCAATCTTTAAAGGTAAGAAAACAGTTCTTATACATATTCATAGCATTGATTACtgagtatgtatttttttatatatttttgtgcctatcgtaaagctctgaaaaaaaaataagcgaccacATTTCCTtgttttttaccaaattaaacacctctggaatataatcaagaggacgatggatgatcacaagccatcaaaccaagttgaactgcttaaatttttgcaccaggagtgacaaagttatccaaaagcagtgtgtaagactggtggaggagaatatgccaagatgcatgaaaactgtgattaaaaaccagggttattccaccaaatattgatttcttagttcttaaaactttatgaatatgaacttgttttctttacagtatTTAAGGTCcaaatatttatttggaatttgggagaaatgtctagaaattatagaataaaacaacattgttcattttactcaaacatataccaataaatagcaaaatcagagaaactgattcagaaactgaagtagtctcttattttttttccagagctgtattatacaaTATTCCAAAAAAAGTCACAGTTTAACAGTGTCACATTAAGATTtctgatgaaaaaaaataataaattactgtGAAAATTCAGTCCACTAATCAGCAGGCTTATTTACAGTGGATAAAGACATGTTCAATCAATAAGTTGTCGTTATGACTTTTGCCTATTTAAATGCCTACAGGTCTTCAGAAACGGAATTTCCCATCCATCTGTCACCCACTATCAGCACTCACTCCATCTCCAACAAACAATGATTCACGATGCCTTTtaatgagcatgctggccagtatgGTCCAgtatcactcacaagataacacctcacaacttatacagatgtgggtgttTCCAAACTGTCCCCTGAGGGGACACTTTATTTTCAGAGTAAAATGGTGGCCATATTTGGAGAACATTAGAACTAGTGCTTACCCAGTCAGATAGGATTTGCAGGTCTCGTATCCAAAATCTTTTCCATCGCACTCCTCAGCTCCCTCATAGCGATAGCCATCTCCACAGTACGCATGTCTACACTCTGAGAGACAGTGGTAGAGTTGAAGCATAGAGCCAGACGAGATTCGCTTCCTTGAAAGGAAAAGTGTAATTTAGATCATACTTACTGACGCAGCCGTCCGTGACCACCTTGTTTCCATCGTCACACTCCTCTCCATTCTCCACATGAACAATGCCATCCCCACAGACACCATCCATATCTGGAGCATGCTCCATGGACTGGAACGGTGTTAGCTGGAATAGAATCATACATTTAAGCATGAATGTGTTTTTAGATATTTTTCCCCATCTGTGACTGATGACACATAAAGCAATACAACTGAAGAAATAACTTtttaacataattattaaaaCTGTAATGAACAAAAATGGGCTCTTGTTTCCTTGAAAGTAAAATGTTGGACACCCTATACCCTAATTTTGGTACTCTGGCTGAAATTATCTCAAGTAGATGTTTCCTATAACCATGCTCCAGTCTCTGACATTGACTGGGAACATGTATTTTCCcattcctccatgcagaattctttcagatGTGTTATTTATCTCCAGTGTTTGTTATAAGTTTGTTTAAAAGTTCTTCACTTCTATATGTTTTATTAACATAAACTCTCTCAATATTGTTCAAATGATGCTAAGATGtgaaatatgatttaatatgttcaaaaagaaaaaggttttcaCAAGGTGTCCTAATTGTTTCACATAACAAATATTCTAAAATGCAtgtaataaaaaatgagaaacatATCATGTGAACTCTACCTGAATTGGAAGCCATCCATTAATGTCCTTAAAATAAAGAGCCCTCTGGTCTTTGCGGAAAGCAAGTGCATTATCAGTCTGCAGACGGTCCAGCTCCTGTTCATTATCCACCACAAAAATCTGCAAGCAAACcatttcaaatcaataaaatgaggGATCGAGCTTGTATAATAGATTCTGGCAGTAATTCTGAAAAGCACTACAGGACtaaattgatttatttaacaGTGGAGCTTTTTATTATATGAATTACATGAATTATCTAAACCTTACAGTATTTTCGACCTTATGTtataaatgttacaaaaaaaaaacataaataatttaaattctctTCATTCCTTAAAATTTAACAGGTTATTTTCATAACTGTGCCTTTAAGACaggtataaaataaattatattataatttatgtCCAGCATTGTGCCTTATTCTAAAAGGAATTACAGCATGAACAGCTGGAGCTAAACTGTGGAAATAAGCAAATGAGTTTCCTGATCATGTTGATATTGCATATTGAACTGCAAACTGTGTTTACAAACAGTGATTCTGGGACTGTTCCTGAACCTATGCAGTGATTTACCGTAGAGAACCCggcctgttattaatgcagagctgcctgagggcccaaagatcaccagcatgcAATACTGACTGTCGGTCTTCCTCAGATTATCTTAACCTTTTGATAATATTGGTGAATCTTTACCCTTCCTTGCTTCTGAGAGAAGTGTAGCTGTTTATTCCTAGTAAACCGACTTCTGTTGCCCTGTCACTATATTCTGAGATGCTGCTATCAAGTTCTAAATGAGATATGTGTTCTATAatttattgtgaataaaatatgggtatATTATTCTTACAAATGCAttgtggtggaacaaactacctttcactgccagatcaggagcatccctcgatatctttaagaaactcctgaagacagagctctttaaagagcacatactctcctaacacctctaacaaactaactacttctcctcctttcctcatatcccattatttccctttgaccttctttaggccttgtctaaaaaaatgtgtttgtttttttttttaaccttgaaCTGCTACGTCTGCTAACTGCTATTActatatgtacatcattattgtaagtcattttagacaaaagcgtctgccaaatgtattgtaatgtaatgtaatttaatgtaatataattgtgttttatttaagtgtatattacattttaagcaGTGTCCTAACTTtcttggaattggggttgtatgtAGTAAAATCCTATTATTATAATCCAGtatttaaagtattatatagttttgctAGTATTATTTGGCCAAATTTCATATTCAAAGGGTTAGTATTGGTAGTGGAAGTATTTGTAATGCTACTAcagttagcaacattagcagctTACTGCTGGCACTTTGGGGTAGCTGCTCCTGAATGAGTGCTTGTCAAAAGTTGGGCTGTTGATGTTCATAGGAGAGTTGCAGCCACAGCGGCCTGGGATTCCTGGCTGCCCTTTCTCCCCTTTTGGCCCCACCATGTACAGCCCTGCAGAACAGACAGTCACTCACATCAAATCCTGACAAAACTCTCTGTTTCTTGGAATAACAGAACAACTTTCACCATTTTTAAGACTAGCAATTCCACTTTAGAGGCTGATCCAAAGAACCAAAGGGCTTCAGAAGTTCTCTGTAACTCGCTAAACCTTATTATCGTTTAACACAAAGGGCAATTTCTCTTAATTCATACAGGAATCAGAACAAAACAGcagctgttttattaataaagtgATGACATAATGTTTGTGTATCTGTAGGgagcctctctcgctctctctctcagtcagttTAAAGATGTGATGTCATGGCTCTGGGATCCAGCAGGGCAGATCAGGTTGTGCTGAGACTAAAACGATCCTTCGGTGTGAAATCCTGTACTGATTTAAAGTCACCCTAGATCTGCTGGCTCTGATTCCCCACCTGCTTTTCACACGGTAATAACACGTACATATAGACACTGCTGTGGTGTAAAAATACTGATGCATCCAAAACTGTGCCTTATTTACTATTTAGCTCACTATTTTAGGGTTATGTTACTGTAATAATCCCAACAAAGTGCACTAGTTGTGAACCCTAGCAGATGATGCAACTTTAAACTAGCCTTTTTTTTATTACCAGGCATGTGCAAGCTGTTACCTAATGTGTCCCTTGTGAAAAAGTAGTATACCTTTAGCTAAAgtatactaaaatacattttctatttaatatactcaatgaaaatacatattaaatatactttctctattttccataaaatgtattttaagcaataattaataattaattaatttatacattgtgttgataaaaaaaatatatgttgtggcgttaaatactgcttaaagtgcactttagtgtagtttttccAGTATCATTAAGgtttacacaatatgtgcatcaatatgtaaagtagtatatttacaatatacttcaagtgtattaagttcacagaagataaaaaaaacacttaaagcttaacctaatgcttttatgttgtactTAAATATAGCtaatcacaaataaaatatacttaagttgccataagttgtttcaaaatggtacatttagtatgtatttaagtatgcaGTACTTTTAATGCTAAAAGCATGTACTTCTCCATGTTAAGGATACTTTTaagaaatatacttaaatgcacttttcttttataaGAGGTGCCACATAAGCATGTTTTCAGACGGCATAGTTACAGTAAAGTTATGTCAAGGTGTTCAGGTTCAGTGTGTTcatgcactgacatgccacatggtgtcccatgacttttgatatGTCTCATTGAAATCTAAAGACCACACCACTGATATGCAGAGaatgattgattgaatgatttcTGCACTTACATGTTTAcaaggacagttctagccagaagttGCTGGTCAAGACCATTTATAACCACTGCacagtccactgtgggtgataatgccttctacaACATATTCTTAGTACATAAGTAGCACTATAGATCTAGAAATATTAaacatcccatccatctggcatcaGTTAAACTCTCCTTTTTATATGGGCCATTTCACCGAATGGGTgctatttctgtccccaggaaattacatgtataaatgtgctcgcaaaaaaaactttaaaatacattttattattaagcatagtgtcttgtacattgacctaattgcaaaagtaagatatgtaatagaAACATAATAGAAACCACttacaacactgaaaaaatagcatttgttacctgtcctcagTTTCTAACTATAAATTTTACCATAAACTATaattaataatgatataaatatccattatttgaacatacagtcaatcatttctttaaaataaagactttcttcagagaaaatcaaacaaattaatgggcttgcttttaaacattctttttaaatgtcacgagtttgtaaccatcttcagattgaccagtacatgttttaaatagttaaataaatgttttattagattcagagttataaaaaaaagataaaaaaaagcacCCATTCAGTGGCAATCGCACACTGgctagtgttcaacctcactcacaagataacacctcgcaacttaTATATGTGTTGGCATTCCCAagtcatcccctgaggtaactcttcatgatcagtttatatactgctatcctatgacatttggcatgtcagtgtatggttAGCATGGTTCTATTCTCTAACCATGTGCTGGATTGTTATGAGCACAAATTCTAACCTGAAGCAGGAAGACCAGGAGGACCTGGATGACCAGGAGGGCCCTGAAGACCTGCAGGTCCCATTGGTCCAACAAGGCCAGTATCTCCCTTTGACCCCTGAAAAAGACAAATATGATTAACTTTTAACTGAATGTATTTAAGTCAGTGGTGGACATACAGCAACAGTTTTAAAGAACAATGAGCCATATTATAATGTTTTTCTCCTTAAGATGCACTTTTAggatttgtttaatttatgagGACAATGAGATCTATCATTAACAGCTGCAGAGCTGtgaacaataatatatatatatatgtgtatatatatatatatatatatatatatatatatatatatatatatatatatatatatatatgtgtgtatatatatatatatataataaatagaatTTTGTTAGAACTTTTTCTTGGAAAGACATTGTTGAACAAGATCCAGTGCCACTATATGATATGCTATATGTGGGGAATCCCTCACCTGCTTGCCTCTCTTTCCTGGTCGGCCAGTGGGTCCCCTGTTTCCTGAGATTCCAGGCTCTCCTTTTGGGCCCATTTCAccctgaataaaaaaacatgaacatgttAAACATTGTTCTCTGGAAACCTTTTGCACAATCTTGCATGCATGTTCCTCTTGGGGAAATACCACAAATGAAAATACTCAAAATTGCAACTTTTCAAACAACAACATCCTCTTCAATTTTAATGTAAGTGAATTTAATGAGATTTAATTCCAAGTAATTTGTGATCATTTCTATTTGTCGACTGaaggtttcttttttttaccacagcaaagttcatttgaaataaaacactgaattcaatGACAGGTTTTTTGGATAACATTGTTTTTTAGTAACTGGTCAGCAATACAGTTTAAATTGAGCCAGCTTAAAAACAACAGTGCACAAGCTACCCACTTCCTAAGCTCAAATTgtttaattattctgttttaatgATCTCCTGTATAGACAGTTAACTAGCCTTCTTAAAAATCTAAACCCCATCCATATTATACTGTAAAACCAAACAGAAATTCCAAAAAATTTAATGGTAGTTTACTGTTTGTCTACAGCTGATTAACCATATAAAATCATATCTTGAACACCCATACCTCTTTTaggtaactaaaataaaataatatgaaaaattgGCTGATATTGTTTTGTATATCTGTGTGATTATATCAACAAAGATATAGAGTTGATTCTAGATGACGATGCATGtggataaatatattaaaaaatcctAATTCGCTCACCTTCTGGCCAAGCATCCCTGGTAGACCCATTGTGCCCTGAAACACAAAACAGTTCTCCATTAGAAATCTGCATTTCACAGTGTCACATTTCACTAATGGTGAAAGAAGAATGATGTCACACACTTACCTTCTCACCCTTCTGCCCAGATTCACCTCTGTCTCCTCTTGAGCCCTAATAAGACGATAAGAAAATCCTCATTAAAACACAAAGATAGTGAAGATGCCCATCATCTAATTGATAGAAATATTTTTAGCTTCAGTTGAGCTTAGATATTAAGCAAACGCAACAAACTCACCTTTTCTCCTTTATATCCAGGCAATCCCTGCACcaacaaaaaatagataaaagagTTAAAATGACAAAGAAATG contains the following coding sequences:
- the colq gene encoding acetylcholinesterase collagenic tail peptide; the protein is MFLLTIGLYLPLLLHHASAYSFIDNIYPFPADLEALEPRKKFNPCCLLAPPPPPLFPPPPSLWRRPTNDEGNIWPGPGIKEEEDHKETTSTCPVGPPGPVGPAGPQGLPGLPGIKGPKGEKGEIGRPGQKGRTGPPGLPGRQGPSGWPGPSGPKGEKGDPGLMGMPGARGPIGPRGLPGYKGEKGSRGDRGESGQKGEKGTMGLPGMLGQKGEMGPKGEPGISGNRGPTGRPGKRGKQGSKGDTGLVGPMGPAGLQGPPGHPGPPGLPASGLYMVGPKGEKGQPGIPGRCGCNSPMNINSPTFDKHSFRSSYPKVPAIFVVDNEQELDRLQTDNALAFRKDQRALYFKDINGWLPIQLTPFQSMEHAPDMDGVCGDGIVHVENGEECDDGNKVVTDGCVKCRHAYCGDGYRYEGAEECDGKDFGYETCKSYLTGTYGHLKCTSDCFIDSTNCKYFT